DNA from Chryseomicrobium sp. FSL W7-1435:
ATAAACGATTGGAAGTAAATTGAGTACTGCCATAAAGTAAGAGGCAACAATAAATGACCTATACCAATCTGCATACTGCGCCTCCCCAAAAATCCACACAGTAGTTGCAGTAGCTAGATTAAAAATGATTCCTCCCATATAAATGAGAAGTTGTTTATACTCTGCGAGAGAATCTATATCTTCCCATGCACAAAACCCGGTCCACCAATCGCTTTTATACAACACGAACTTACCAAATCGAAACGTTTCTTCCCCGCGACCTATACTCACTTCTTTAACTTTGCCTCCAACTAATACAACAAACACAGCGTGTCCTAGTTCATGGATGAGGATGATGATGGGAAGATAAACAATGTACATTACTATATTTAGTAAATCACTAGCCATCATTTACTCCCCCAATCAAATCATTACTTATTGAAATTAAATTGATTATAGCATTATATTCCATTTATTAAATCACATATAGGAAATTAGTGAAATATATTCCAATCGAATCAATATAAAAAACACGAACCTAGTTAAAAGACTCGTGTTTAACTCTGCGCTTTATCTACTATTCTTTTTGCCAAACGTTCCTCTGAACATAATATAAAACATGCTTCCTCAACATACTTTTTGGATCAACTCTCGGATGATCAAACTTCTTCACAAACTCCAGCCCGATTTTTCTCATCACTTGCTTCGAAGGCTCGTTGATATCCGCAGTGAGGCTGAAAATTTCGTCAAAACCTAATTCCTCAAATCCATACTCCAAACAAGCTTTTGCTCCCTCAGTTGCGTAACCTTTCCCCCACGCCTCTTTTTTCAATCTCCAACCAATTTCGATACACGGCGTAAAGTCAGATTCAAACGTGGCTCTGTGAAATCCAATAAAGCCGATGAACTCCTTCGTTTCTTTCATTTCCACAGCGTACAATCCAAACCCGCATTCTTTGATTTCAGCAATGATGGCCTGACAAAAGACATCTGATTCTTTTTTCGATAATGCTTTCGGAAAAAATCTCATCACTTTTTCATCAGCATTCAGATATTGGAAAGGCTCTAAATCCGAGTCTTTCCAGTCACGCAATTTTAATCTCGGGGTCTCGATATAAATCATGGTGCACCTCCAAAAATAAACTAATTACTGCTAAATTGGTTTTAATGTCTTTACTTTCGAAATCGCTTTAAGCACCTCAGACTTGTTCTTTGAAAGCTTCATCCATTTTGGCAATCTACTCTCAGCACTTAAATAATATAAACCGGAGGGCCTGTTATTCTTTTGAATATAGTCTTCGATTTCTTTCAAATGGTCATAATTTAAAAACCAAATCTTATGACCACAACATGTAGTTTGAAGGTACAGAGGCAGACCGAAGTACCAGTCGACTCCCTCTCTCACATCATAAAGTGTGTGTTCAAAAGCTAAAAGGTTGTCCCATCTTCTTACTGGATGTAGATCTTTTGTATAGCCACATTCCTTACAAAGCAACCGTTTAGATTCGTGACCAACCACTCTTTGTTCATCTTCCTCATTCGTAAGCGTAAACACTCTAGCACCTTTTTCACATTTGGGACACTGAACAAAAATTAAATTTGAATAGCTCCACAGACTTCCATTCAAATAGTCATATGCCATAAACAATCCTCCTGCCCTGCAAATGCTACCAAATCCAATGCAAAACCTTTTTCATCCCATCACCCATTCTAAAAAAACCACACCTACTCCTGGTGCGGTTCCTCTTTATAGTTTATATCCGTCCACAAAATAAGAGATTGTCTCGAGTTCGTCTTCGGTGAGCTCTCTCTTCACATGGGCTTTGTAATGTTCCGTTATTTTCAGCTGATCACCTTGGCAACTTTTTGTGTAGTTCGCAAGGGTTCGAAGCATCGCCACTTCCTGATTGAATTCCTCTTTGGAAATCGGCTGTTGGTGCGAAGGAATATACGTTTCCGCATCAAACGATTCCAATACGTCTAACAAGCGCAAGGTTTCATCAACCGTATAGTGCACTTTTTCCGCGTACATCTTCGGATAGATGCAGTCTCCTAGGAATAGAATTTTCTCTTCCGGTATATACACAACAACCGAGTCTTCCGCGTGGTCGCCTCCGACATGTTGCACGATACAGGTCACACCGCCAAGATGAATCTCTGCTTTTTTATCGATTGTAATGTCTGGCAACGTCACTTTAATATCTCGATGATCCTTGTATTCTTCTTTGATTGCTTTGGCACAAAACTCAATTTCCACGCCTTCTCGTACCCGCTCATCAATGGCTTCATCTGACCACGAGTATGGCAGTAACTTCTCCATCTCCGCAGCAGTCTGTTTCGAAGCAAGTGAAACTGTTTCCCGTAGTGTGGAAAGGCCAAGGATGTGGTCCCAGTGCCAATGCGTCAGTACAACTATATCTGGATTCGGAACACCCCACTTGTTTAGCTCTTGGATAAAATAAGTCACATGCTCTTCCGAATTTCCTGCATCAATCAGGAGTGTCTTCTCAGTGCCCGTCACCATTCCTAGAATCGGACGGTCGGTTAAAGAGATAGCGGAAATGTACCAAAACCGCTCACCTAGTTTGTGTATTGAGTGGATGACAATCGCCCCGTTTCATCATATATACAAGTATTGTATCATCTCGATGGGGGCAGATATGATTTCCATGAATTTTACGATTAGTACTGCTCAACCTTTATTTTCATCACTATTTTATCTTCAGTAGCCGCTTCAGTTTCAGAAAGGTCTTGAATCACCTCTTCAACTAGTTTTTGAATCATCTCTCCATCGCTATCTGCATCGTTCGGGAAACCAACTGAAACTGTATATTCGTCCACTCCACCATCAATTATGATTGCTAGTGATTCACTATCAAGTTCCGTTTCTTCAGTGATAGACGCGATTAGTTCATTTTGTAATTCAGAGGATATAGTTTCCTGTGAAAGTGCTGCTTCCAGTTCGCTTTCTAAGACGTCATTATTGCTACACCCAACTAATAAGATTGAACAGATTATAGCGCTTGAAATTATAGCTTTCTTCATCATTTTTAAGTCCTCTTTTCAAAAGTTATTATCACACTGGCAATAGTTAATATAGATCTGTTGTCGCCCCTAATGTAGCGCCTCGAATTATAGGTTCATCAAGTAAGCTTACTAGCTCGCTTGGCTTTCCTGTAACTATCACACCACTGATTCTGAGACTTTGAGGTTCTAGTGGTATCTCACCTTGATTGGTCAGAGTAGTAATGATTCTCTCAGCATCCTCTTGATAATCACCACCATCTTCCTTAACTTTCTCTAGGTTTGCTATAAACTCCGAAGCCGAATAATTCTCTGCATTTGGGTTATGTGAAAATCCGTATGCTTCAAACCCATAGACCGTCGTATCCGGAAAATTTTCATCTTTATTAAAATTCGTATCTCTTTCTATTTGTTCTTCGCTAAACGTATCTACCCAATACCAAGCTACTTGTTCTTCAAATACCTCGTTTATTTGCTCTATTGAATAACTGTCATCAAATGAGAGGGCCATCTCCACAACTCTACTATCCTCAATCTCATTGAGTAAGAGTCTTTCATCGAGTAATTGCGCATAGTCTACTTTGGGATGAAAGAATTCAACAATTCTTTCCCCTTCATAGTACATAGGAATGCGCGCATCATCTGAATTCCCTAATGCGAACGCACCATTATCTGAAACAATTTGAGAGGAACCAAAAATTGAAAAGACTTTTTCACGTTCTCCCCAGGGAATTGGGACCCCTCCAACAACTTTTACTAACTTCGTTTTGGCCGTTGCAGAAGTTATGGAGTAGTGAAAGATGCCTCCTCTCTCTTCGACATTAGCTCCTTTCACTTCGCTCCAAGCGGAATCTAAGTCTGTTTCTTTTTCCATTTTTATTTTCATTACGAGATTGGCTGCACTATATAATCCAACTAATACGATGGCACTTATAACTGATGAAATAATCACCATTTTTAAAGTCGAACGCCTCTTAGCCTTTTTTACTAGACCTTCAAATTCTAAATCCTTAGGAAAAAAATCATTTTCCTTGCTCATTCTCATGCCTCCTATAGTGTTCGATAAATTCTTGTCTCGCTCTATGCAAAATCGTTTTAACTGACCCTTCTTTCATGTTGTAGAGTTCTGCTATCTCTTTGATTTTCAAACCTGTACTGTATTTCAAAAGAAGTAGCTGTCTGTATTTTGGATTTAGTTTCACTAATACTTCATGTATGTCTCTTTCTAATTCGCTTTGCATGAGAACTCTTTCAGGTGTTTCCTCTTCAAATATTTCTAGTATGTTGAATTTTAATACTATTTCTCTTTGTTTAGATTTCTTACGGTAAAGATCATAATAGTGGTTTATAGCTACCCTAAATAGCCAACTTTGGACTTTATCCACTTGAATAGAATCTATGTATTTTAAGAATTTATACGCAGTATCTTGAATAATATCTTCTGCGTCCTCCTTAGAAGCACCCATTTTAATTAAGTACGAGTAAACAAACTTTAGTAGTTCATTTAATTTTCTCCCCATTATGGAATCATTCATTTCAAACCTCCCACCTTTAAAACGTTTCACTATTAGAAAGGTTAACAAAAAAATTACAGATTTAGGTCATTTACTTCGATTTACTATATATTCCTTGCATTGAGCAATAAAAAAGAACTTAGCAAGAATGATTTCACTTCTCGCTAAGTTCCTATGAAAGTTACTTTTAGTTTGTCACTAATACAAGAATGTAGGTATAGATTACATACTTGTTCCTGAATACTTCATTTGTTGGATTGTTTCGTGCCCAGATACCTCGTATTATAGATGAGCAGTATATATTAGGAGGTTTCTCATG
Protein-coding regions in this window:
- a CDS encoding anti sigma factor C-terminal domain-containing protein; translation: MSKENDFFPKDLEFEGLVKKAKRRSTLKMVIISSVISAIVLVGLYSAANLVMKIKMEKETDLDSAWSEVKGANVEERGGIFHYSITSATAKTKLVKVVGGVPIPWGEREKVFSIFGSSQIVSDNGAFALGNSDDARIPMYYEGERIVEFFHPKVDYAQLLDERLLLNEIEDSRVVEMALSFDDSYSIEQINEVFEEQVAWYWVDTFSEEQIERDTNFNKDENFPDTTVYGFEAYGFSHNPNAENYSASEFIANLEKVKEDGGDYQEDAERIITTLTNQGEIPLEPQSLRISGVIVTGKPSELVSLLDEPIIRGATLGATTDLY
- a CDS encoding RNA polymerase sigma factor is translated as MNDSIMGRKLNELLKFVYSYLIKMGASKEDAEDIIQDTAYKFLKYIDSIQVDKVQSWLFRVAINHYYDLYRKKSKQREIVLKFNILEIFEEETPERVLMQSELERDIHEVLVKLNPKYRQLLLLKYSTGLKIKEIAELYNMKEGSVKTILHRARQEFIEHYRRHENEQGK
- a CDS encoding site-2 protease family protein; its protein translation is MASDLLNIVMYIVYLPIIILIHELGHAVFVVLVGGKVKEVSIGRGEETFRFGKFVLYKSDWWTGFCAWEDIDSLAEYKQLLIYMGGIIFNLATATTVWIFGEAQYADWYRSFIVASYFMAVLNLLPIVYKNLNLKSDGLQCLELIKSTGGK
- a CDS encoding GNAT family N-acetyltransferase, with the translated sequence MIYIETPRLKLRDWKDSDLEPFQYLNADEKVMRFFPKALSKKESDVFCQAIIAEIKECGFGLYAVEMKETKEFIGFIGFHRATFESDFTPCIEIGWRLKKEAWGKGYATEGAKACLEYGFEELGFDEIFSLTADINEPSKQVMRKIGLEFVKKFDHPRVDPKSMLRKHVLYYVQRNVWQKE
- a CDS encoding topoisomerase — encoded protein: MKKAIISSAIICSILLVGCSNNDVLESELEAALSQETISSELQNELIASITEETELDSESLAIIIDGGVDEYTVSVGFPNDADSDGEMIQKLVEEVIQDLSETEAATEDKIVMKIKVEQY
- a CDS encoding MBL fold metallo-hydrolase, yielding MHSIHKLGERFWYISAISLTDRPILGMVTGTEKTLLIDAGNSEEHVTYFIQELNKWGVPNPDIVVLTHWHWDHILGLSTLRETVSLASKQTAAEMEKLLPYSWSDEAIDERVREGVEIEFCAKAIKEEYKDHRDIKVTLPDITIDKKAEIHLGGVTCIVQHVGGDHAEDSVVVYIPEEKILFLGDCIYPKMYAEKVHYTVDETLRLLDVLESFDAETYIPSHQQPISKEEFNQEVAMLRTLANYTKSCQGDQLKITEHYKAHVKRELTEDELETISYFVDGYKL